The Solanum lycopersicum chromosome 6, SLM_r2.1 genome has a window encoding:
- the LOC101266833 gene encoding transmembrane 9 superfamily member 11-like yields the protein MYIESNTFYAFMHCFQSKKKKNSSRSSVFCWFNYMFFIFQISKNSSKTWRSMDKLKKSLLLCTFFLEFASGFYLPGSFPHKYYVGDQLSVKVNSLTSIDTELPYGYYSLPFCKPLEGVKDSAENLGELLMGDRIENSPYRFKMHVNESELFLCQTNALSVDESKVLKERIDEMYQVNLNLDNLPAIRYMNKDGFFLRWTGYPVGIKVKDVYYVFNHLKFTVLVHKYEKTNTMPGVIGAGDGVELITTDDKSVIDTPAYMVVGFEVVPCSFQHNIDLLKNLKRYDKYAAPIKCEPATVAGVIQEGKPLVYSYEVNFVESDIKWPSRWDAYLKMEGAKVHWFSILNSMMVITFLAGIVLIIFLRTIRRDLARYEELDKEAQAQINEELSGWKLVVGDVFRVPENSELLSMMVADGCRILGMAVVTILFAALGFMSPASRGTLITGMLLFYMFLGIIAGYVAVWLMKTLNAGNTNGWLSISWRVSCFGPGIAFLILTVLNFLLWGSHSTGAIPFTTYIILLLLWFCISMPLTLIGGFIATKAPHLEYPCRSNQIPREIPSNRFPTWVLVIGAGTLPFGTLFIELFFIMSSIWLGRVYYVFGFLLVVLILLVVVCAEVSLVLTYMHLCMEDWRWWWKSFFASGSVAIYIFFYSVNYLVFDLKSLSGPVSAMLYLGYSLLMALAVMLATGAIGFLTSFFFVHRLFSSVKID from the coding sequence ATGTATATTGAATCTAACACATTTTATGCTTTCATGCATTGTTTtcaatcaaaaaagaaaaaaaattcttcaagatCTTCTGTTTTTTGTTGGTTCAATTACATGTTTTTCATCTTTCAGATCTCTAAGAATTCATCGAAAACTTGGCGATCGATGGATAAATTAAAGAAGAGTCTATTATTGTGTAccttttttcttgaatttgctAGTGGATTTTATCTACCTGGTAGTTTCCCGCACAAATACTATGTAGGTGATCAATTATCTGTCAAAGTAAATTCCTTGACATCAATTGATACAGAATTACCTTATGGATATTATAGTTTACCTTTTTGTAAACCTTTAGAAGGTGTCAAAGACAGTGCTGAAAACTTAGGTGAGCTTCTTATGGGAGATAGAATTGAGAACTCTCCTTATAGATTCAAAATGCACGTAAACGAAAGTGAGTTGTTTTTGTGTCAAACAAATGCATTATCAGTTGATGAATCCAAAGTTTTGAAAGAACGGATCGATGAGATGTATCAAGTTAATCTGAATCTTGATAATCTTCCTGCTATTCGGTATATGAACAAAGATGGATTCTTTCTTAGGTGGACAGGTTATCCGGTTGGTATTAAGGTTAAGGATGTGTATTATGTGTTCAACCATTTGAAATTCACTGTGTTGGTTCATAAGTATGAGAAGACTAATACTATGCCTGGTGTGATCGGGGCTGGAGATGGCGTTGAGTTAATTACAACGGATGATAAGTCTGTCATAGACACACCGGCTTACATGGTTGTTGGATTTGAAGTTGTGCCCTGTAGTTTTCAGCATAATATAGATTTGCTTAAGAATCTAAAACGATACGATAAGTATGCTGCACCTATTAAATGTGAACCAGCTACTGTAGCCGGGGTGATCCAAGAAGGCAAGCCATTGGTATATAGTTATGAGGTCAATTTTGTGGAGAGTGACATTAAGTGGCCGTCAAGATGGGACGCATATTTGAAGATGGAAGGTGCAAAAGTTCATTGGTTTTCGATTCTTAATTCCATGATGGTTATTACATTCTTAGCAGGGATAGTTCTGATTATTTTCTTGAGGACAATTCGAAGAGATCTAGCTCGATATGAGGAGCTTGACAAAGAGGCTCAAGCTCAGATAAACGAGGAGTTATCAGGATGGAAACTAGTTGTTGGTGATGTCTTCAGGGTTCCGGAGAATTCAGAACTCCTCAGTATGATGGTTGCTGATGGATGTCGTATTTTAGGAATGGCAGTGGTGACAATATTATTCGCAGCTCTTGGATTTATGTCTCCAGCCTCTCGAGGCACGCTTATTACTGGCATGCTTTTGTTCTACATGTTCTTAGGTATTATTGCTGGCTATGTTGCTGTTTGGCTAATGAAAACACTGAATGCTGGTAATACCAATGGATGGCTTTCGATTTCGTGGAGAGTTTCTTGTTTTGGCCCTGGAATTGCATTTCTTATACTAACTGTTCTGAATTTCCTCTTATGGGGAAGTCATAGCACTGGTGCAATTCCTTTCACTACATACATTAttctgttgttgttgtggttttGCATTTCCATGCCTCTTACACTCATAGGTGGATTCATCGCTACAAAGGCTCCACACCTTGAGTACCCTTGTCGTAGCAATCAAATTCCTCGTGAAATTCCATCAAACAGATTTCCTACTTGGGTGTTGGTAATTGGAGCAGGAACTCTGCCATTTGGAACTCTGTTTATTGAACTCTTTTTCATCATGTCTAGCATATGGCTTGGACGTGTTTACTATGTTTTCGGGTTTCTGTTGGTAGTATTGATACTGCTAGTGGTTGTTTGTGCTGAAGTGTCTTTGGTCCTGACTTATATGCATCTTTGTATGGAAGATTGGAGATGGTGGTGGAAATCATTCTTCGCGTCTGGCTCAGTTGCAATCTACATATTCTTCTACTCCGTCAACTATCTTGTTTTCGATCTCAAGAGCCTGAGTGGACCTGTTTCGGCTATGCTATACTTAGGCTACTCACTTTT
- the LOC101266526 gene encoding trafficking protein particle complex II-specific subunit 120 homolog encodes MEPDVSIETSCMIRVAVLPIGSIAIPLFRDYTSMLVRHYTVSLSSISSFYTEHQKSPFAHQPWDSGSLRFKYMVGGSPASPWEDFQSNRKIFAVIGICHCPSSPDLHSVMDQFVTACKSYSSSVVQRCFAFCPGDSQLEDESFKGSNLILFPPADRQTQEFHLQTMMQDIAASLLMKFEKSVLQAESGGTILKTPLDSQASLSSEEVIKAKKRRLGRAQKTIGDYCLLAGSPVDANAHYTTSLELARLTGDFFWYAGAMEGSVCALLIDQMGQRDQFLDDEVKHRYNNVILHYRKSFIQDNAQRVSPLSFELEATLKLARYLCRKELAKEVVDLLTTAADGAKSLIDASDRLILFIEIARLFGTLGYHRKAAFFSRQVAQLYLQQENRLAAISSMQVLAMTTQAYRVQSRASTDHALYQESGQNHVDGGKAHHNWIVSLFESQWSSIQMVVLREILLSAVRGGDPLTAWSAAARLLRSYYPLITPAGQNGLASALSNASERLPSGTRCADPALPFIRLHSFPLHSSQQDIVKRNHGRDDWWAGSAPSGPFIYTPFSKGEPSQSSKQELIWVVGEAVQVFVELANPCGFDLKVDSIYLSVNSGNFDAFPISVSLPPNSSKVIALSGIPTEVGSLKIPGCIVHCFGVITEHYFKDVDNLLVGAAQGLVLSDPFRCCGSPKLKNVTIPNISVVPPLPLLISRVVGSDGAIILYEGEIREVQISVANAGTVPIEQAHISLSGKNQDSIQLIVYETLKSSLPLKPGAEVRIPVTLKTWQLGLLDPDAAPSKNISGSTGRQVKDGCSPVLLIHYAGPLTYAGDASINGSIPPGRRLVVPLNICVSQGLSLMKARLLSMEIPAHVGEDHSNVQVETSSAEESPRTDRFMKIDPYRGSWGLRFLELELSNPTDVVFEIGVSVNMEDSNNEENPEYDYPKTRIDRDYTARVLIPLEHFKLPVLDGTYLVKESQMDRTSTRKSSFSEKSSKAELNASIKNLISKIKVRWQSGRNNSGELNIKDAIQAALQSSMMDVLLPDPLTFGFRCGNNTSQNSSDLNMDEGSNIQGARKGSVKAHDTTPVEVLVRNNTKEMIRVSLSITCRDIAGENCVEGDKATVLWAGVLNGITMEVPPLKEYRHSFSLYFLVPGEYTLLAAAVIDDANEMLRARARANSCDESIFCRGPPFHIRVNGTM; translated from the exons ATGGAACCCGACGTGAGCATCGAAACAAGTTGTATGATCCGAGTAGCAGTTCTACCAATCGGATCTATAGCAATCCCTTTATTCCGCGACTACACTTCTATGCTAGTTCGTCACTACACAGTATCATTATCTTCCATCAGTTCATTCTACACAGAACATCAAAAATCTCCTTTCGCTCATCAACCTTGGGATTCCGGTAGCCTACGGTTCAAATACATGGTCGGTGGTTCACCGGCTAGTCCTTGGGAAGATTTTCAATCCAATCGGAAAATTTTTGCCGTTATAGGCATTTGTCACTGTCCTTCTTCGCCTGATCTGCATTCTGTCATGGATCAGTTTGTGACCGCATGTAAGAGTTACTCGTCTTCAGTTGTTCAGCGGTGCTTCGCATTTTGCCCCGGTGACTCTCAG CTAGAGGATGAAAGCTTCAAGGGGAGCAACTTAATTTTGTTTCCCCCTGCTGATCGTCAAACTCAAGAATTCCACTTGCAAACTATGATGCAAGATATTGCTGCCTCATTGttgatgaaatttgaaaaatcagTTCTTCAAGCAGAGTCTGGTGGAACTATTCTCAAGACACCTTTAGATTCCCAAGCGAGTCTTAGCTCAGAGGAG GTCATCAAGGCTAAAAAACGAAGATTGGGCCGTGCACAGAAAACTATCGGGGATTACTGTCTGTTGGCAGGGTCACCTGTTGATGCTAATGCCCATTATACAACTTCATTGGAGCTTGCTAGATTGACTGGAGACTTCTTTTGGTATGCTGGGGCAATGGAAGGCAGTGTTTGTGCTCTGTTG ATAGATCAAATGGGTCAGAGGGATCAATTTCTAGATGATGAGGTCAAGCACCGTTACAATAATGTCATTTTGCATTACAGAAAGTCATTTATTCAAGACAATGCTCAAAG AGTTTCTCCTCTAAGTTTCGAGCTTGAGGCTACTCTCAAATTAGCACGATACCTCTGCAG GAAGGAGTTGGCcaaggaagtggttgatttgtTGACTACGGCTGCTGATGGAGCAAAATCTTTGATTGATGCTAGTGACAGATTGATATTATTCATTGAAATAGCTCGCCTCTTTGGGACTCTTGGTTATCACCGAAAGGCTGCTTTTTTCTCAAGGCAGGTGGCTCAGCTATACTTGCAACAAGAAAATCGGTTGGCTGCTATTAGTTCAATGCAAGTACTGGCAATGACCACACAAGCTTATCGTGTTCAAAGTAGAGCCTCTACTGACCATGCTCTTTATCAG GAAAGTGGACAAAATCATGTTGATGGTGGAAAAGCGCATCACAATTGGATAGTATCACTATTTGAATCTCAATGGAGTAGCATTCAAATGGTTGTTTTGAGGGAAATACTTCTATCAGCTGTTCGTGGTGGAGATCCTCTTACTGCATGGAGTGCAGCAGCACGTCTTCTTAGGTCCTATTATCCTCTTATAACACCTGCTGGGCAAAATGGTCTTGCGAGTGCACTTTCAAATGCGTCTGAGAGACTTCCCTCAGGAACTCGCTGTGCTGATCCTGCATTGCCTTTTATAAG GTTGCATTCTTTTCCACTTCATTCCTCCCAACAGGATATAGTAAAACGTAATCATGGGAGAGATGATTGGTGGGCAGGGTCTGCTCCTTCAGGACCTTTTATTTACACACCTTTCAGCAAAGGGGAGCCAAGTCAAAGCAGTAAGCAGGAGCTGATTTGGGTTGTGGGTGAAGCAGTACAAGTGTTTGTTGAGTTGGCAAATCCTTGTGGTTTTGATTTGAAGGTCGATAGTATATATCTATCTGTAAATTCTGGGAATTTTGATGCTTTTCCCATCAGTGTTAGTCTGCCTCCTAATTCCTCCAAAGTGATTGCATTATCTGGAATTCCTACTGAAGTAGGTTCATTAAAAATTCCAGGATGCATTGTTCATTGTTTTGGTGTTATCACTGAACATTATTTTAAGGATGTGGATAATCTTCTAGTGGGAGCAGCTCAAGGACTTGTGCTGTCTGACCCTTTCCGCTGTTGTGGGTCACCAAAGTTGAAAAATGTTACGATTCCAAATATTTCGGTGGTCCCCCCGTTGCCATTGCTTATATCACGTGTTGTGGGTAGTGATGGTGctataattttatatgaagGAGAGATTCGTGAAGTACAGATAAGTGTGGCCAATGCAGGTACAGTTCCGATAGAGCAAGCCCACATCTCATTATCTGGGAAAAATCAAGATTCAATCCAGTTAATTGTTTATGAAACCTTGAAGTCATCCCTTCCTTTGAAGCCCGGTGCTGAAGTGAGAATACCTGTCACTTTAAAGACTTGGCAGCTTGGACTTTTGGATCCGGATGCTGCTCCTAGTAAGAACATATCTGGAAGCACCGGGAGGCAAGTCAAGGATGGATGCAGTCCTGTGCTGCTGATCCACTATGCGG GTCCACTTACTTATGCTGGAGATGCATCAATAAATGGATCTATTCCTCCCGGTAGGCGATTGGTTGTTCCCCTTAATATATGTGTTTCACAGGGGTTATCTCTTATGAAGGCTCGTTTGTTATCAATGGAGATCCCTGCTCATGTTGGTGAGGATCATTCAAATGTTCAAGTGGAAACCAGTTCTGCTGAAGAATCCCCTCGTACTGATAGGTTCATGAAAATTGATCCTTACAGAGGAAGTTGGGGCCTGCGTTTCCTCGAGCTTGAGTTATCCAATCCGACTGATGTTGTCTTCGAGATTGGCGTGTCTGTCAATATGGAGGATTCTAACAATGAGGAGAATCCTGAGTATGACTATCCTAAAACAAGGATTGACAGAGATTACACTGCCAGGGTGCTAATACCATTAGAACATTTTAAGTTACCTGTTCTTGATGGTACTTACCTGGTTAAGGAGTCTCAAATGGATAGGACCAGTACTAGAAAATCAAGCTTCTCTGAGAAAAGTAGCAAAGCTGAACTTAATGCTTccatcaaaaatttaatttctaaaatcaaaGTCAGGTGGCAATCTGGCCGAAACAATTCAGGAGAACTAAACATAAAAGATGCAATACAGGCTGCGCTTCAATCATCCATGATGGATGTATTACTACCTGATCCATTGACCTTTGGGTTTAGGTGTGGCAATAATACTTCACAAAATTCTTCTGACCTTAATATGGATGAAGGATCTAATATTCAGGGTGCGCGTAAAGGTTCAGTAAAAGCTCATGACACGACACCAGTAGAAGTGCTGGTTCGCAATAATA